In Neomonachus schauinslandi chromosome 6, ASM220157v2, whole genome shotgun sequence, a genomic segment contains:
- the YOD1 gene encoding ubiquitin thioesterase OTU1 — MFGPAKGGHFRVRPAAGCPGGVGQPAAGTKAGPTGVWPVGSWTDTMWRLRCKAKDGTHVLQGLSSRTRVRELQGQIAAITGIAPGCQRILVGYPPECLDLSNEDTILGDLPIQSGDMLIVEEDQTRPKTSPAFTKHGAPSYVRETLPVLSRTVVPADNSCLFTSVYYVVEGGVLNPACAPEMRRLIAQIVASDPDFYSEAILGKTNQEYCDWIKRDDTWGGAIEISILSKFYQCEICVVDTQTVRIDRFGEDAGYTKRVLLIYDGIHYDPLQRNFPDPDTPPLTIFSSNDDIVLVQALELADEARRKRQFTDVNRFTLRCMVCQKGLTGQAEARDHAKETGHTNFGEV, encoded by the exons ATGTTTGGTCCGGCAAAGGGTGGCCATTTTAGAGTCCGTCCGGCGGCTGGTTGCCCTGGCGGCGTCGGCCAACCTGCTGCCGGGACCAAAGCTGGCCCCACGGGTGTCTGGCCTGTGGGCAGCTGGACCGACACGATGTGGCGGCTCCGCTGCAAGGCCAAGGATGGCACCCATGTTTTGCAGGGGTTGTCTAGCCGAACCCGAGTGCGGGAACTCCAGGGCCAAATTGCCGCCATCACCGGGATCGCCCCCGGCTGTCAGCGAATCCTCGTCGGATACCCGCCCGAATGCCTGGATCTCAGCAACGAGGATACCATTCTTGGGGATTTGCCCATCCAGTCAG gcGACATGCTGATCGTTGAAGAAGACCAAACCAGGCCCAAAACTTCACCTGCATTTACAAAACATGGTGCTCCTAGTTACGTCAGGGAAACTTTGCCTGTGCTTAGCAGAACTGTGGTCCCAGCAGACAACTCTTGTCTCTTTACCAGTGTATATTATGTTGTAGAAGGAGGAGTCTTGAATCCAGCTTGTGCCCCTGAGATGAGACGCCTCATAGCACAAATTGTAGCAAGTGATCCAGACTTCTATAGTGAGGCAATCctgggaaaaacaaatcaagagTACTGTGACTGGATCAAAAGGGATGATACTTGGGGAGGAGCTATTGAGATATCAATTTTGTCTAAATTTTATCAGTGTGAAATATGTGTAGTGGATACACAGACAGTAAGAATTGATCGTTTTGGGGAAGATGCAGGATACACCAAAAGGGTCCTGCTTATATATGATGGCATCCACTATGATCCGCTTCAGCGTAACTTCCCTGACCCAGACACCCCGCCTCTGACCATTTTCTCCTCTAATGATGATATTGTTCTTGTACAAGCACTGGAATTAGCAGACGAAGCTAGAAGAAAGAGACAATTTACTGATGTAAACCGCTTCACCCTGAGATGCATGGTATGTCAGAAGGGATTAACTGGACAAGCAGAAGCAAGGGACCATGCCAAGGAGACAGGCCATACCAACTTCGGAGAAGTGTAA
- the PFKFB2 gene encoding 6-phosphofructo-2-kinase/fructose-2,6-bisphosphatase 2 codes for MSGNTASSSEQNNSYETKASNLRMSEKKCSWASYMTNSPTLIVMIGLPARGKTYVSKKLTRYLNWIGVPTKVFNLGVYRREAVKSYKSYDFFRHDNEEAMKIRKQCALVALEDVKAYLTEESGQIAVFDATNTTRERRDMILNFAKENSFKVFFVESVCDDPDVIAANILEVKVSSPDYPERNRENVMEDFLKRIECYKVTYRPLDPDNYDKDLSFIKVINVGQRFLVNRVQDYIQSKIVYYLMNIHVQPRTIYLCRHGESEFNLLGRIGGDSGLSVRGKQFAQALRKFLEEQEIADLKVWTSQLKRTIQTAESLGVTYEQWKILNEIDAGVCEEMTYAQIEKQYPDEFALRDQEKYLYRYPGGESYQDLVQRLEPVIMELERQGNVLVISHQAVMRCLLAYFLDKGADELPYLRCPLHTIFKLTPVAYGCKVETIKLNVEAVNTHRDKPTNNFPKNQTPVRMRRNSFTPLSSSNTIRRPRNYSVGSRPLKPLSPLRALDMQEGADQPKTQVSIPVV; via the exons ATGTCTGGGAATACTGCATCTTCGTCAGAACAGAACAACAGCTATGAAACCAAAGCCTCCAATCTTCGAATGTCAGAGAAGAAATGTT CGTGGGCATCTTACATGACCAACTCCCCAACTCTCATCGTTATGATTGGCTTGCCAGCCCGGGGCAAAACCTATGTGTCCAAGAAACTCACGCGCTACCTCAACTGGATTGGGGTGCCCACCAAAG TGTTTAATCTTGGGGTGTATCGGCGTGAAGCAGTCAAGTCCTATAAGTCCTACGACTTCTTCCGGCACGACAATGAGGAGGCCATGAAGATCCGCAA ACAGTGTGCTCTGGTGGCGCTGGAAGATGTGAAGGCGTACCTTACCGAGGAGAGCGGGCAGATCGCG GTGTTTGATGCCACCAATACGACTAGGGAGAGGAGGGACATGATTTTGAACTTTGCCAAGGAGAATTCCTTCAAG GTATTCTTTGTGGAATCTGTCTGCGATGATCCTGATGTCATTGCTGCCAACATCCTG GAGGTAAAGGTGTCGAGCCCTGACTACCCTGAAAGGAACAGGGAGAATGTGATGGAGGACTTCCTAAAGAGAATTGAGTGCTACAAAGTCACCTATCGACCCCTTGACCCAGACAACTATGACAA GGATCTTTCTTTCATCAAGGTGATAAATGTGGGCCAGCGATTTTTAGTGAACAGAGTCCAGGACTACATCCAGAGCAAGATAGTCTACTATCTCATGAATATCCACGTGCAGCCTCGCACCATTTACCTTTGCCGGCACGGAGAGAGCGAATTCAACCTCTTGGGGAGGATTGGGGGTGACTCTGGCCTCTCGGTGCGGGGAAAACAG TTTGCCCAGGCTCTAAGGAAGTTTCTGGAGGAACAGGAGATAGCAGACCTCAAAGTGTGGACGAGCCAGCTAAAGAGGACTATCCAGACTGCTGAATCCCTGGGTGTGACCTATGAGCAGTGGAAGATTCTGAATGAGATCGATGCT GGCGTGTGTGAGGAGATGACCTATGCGCAGATTGAGAAGCAGTACCCGGACGAGTTCGCGCTTCGAGATCAAGAGAAATACTTGTATCGGTACCCTGGTGGGGAG TCGTACCAGGACCTGGTGCAGCGGCTGGAGCCCGTCATCATGGAGCTGGAGCGGCAGGGCAACGTCCTCGTGATCTCCCACCAGGCTGTCATGCGCTGCCTGCTGGCCTACTTCTTGGATAAGGGTGCAG ATGAGCTACCATACTTGAGGTGCCCCCTCCATACCATCTTCAAACTTACTCCTGTGGCCTACG gaTGTAAAGTGGAAACAATTAAACTCAATGTGGAGGCTGTGAACACTCACCGTGACAAGCCAACC AACAACTTCCCCAAGAACCAAACCCCTGTAAGGATGAGAAGGAACAGCTTTACGCCTCTGTCCAGTTCGAATACAATAAGGCGTCCAAGAAATTACAGTGTTGGGAGCCGGCCCCTCAAGCCCCTCAGCCCTCTCCGTGCCCTGGACATGCAAGAAGGGGCCGACCAGCCGAAGACCCAAGTCAGCATTCCGGTGGTGTAA